The Pocillopora verrucosa isolate sample1 chromosome 2, ASM3666991v2, whole genome shotgun sequence genome has a segment encoding these proteins:
- the LOC131796967 gene encoding uncharacterized protein, protein MAFVKIVLWSCLGAVLGYFAIQEFTVVTESFLIQKLIPAKRKDVFDLLINPDYILKFHPLCVGITNVTTSHGRDGMKTVQFVVTDKTAISLGFFEINQNITFPVNETVIEENAIIENRALLMGGYFTLKQRWKMADYTSGSGDKISSLEDHFQVTSFRILLRYSMKVAFGAHNTVTENIIQHFLKESKESNDKSV, encoded by the exons ATGGCCTTTGTTAAAATCGTTCTTTGGTCATGTCTGGGAGCTGTCCTCGGCTACTTTGCCATCCAAGAGTTCACAGTGGTCACCGAAAGCTTTTTAATACAGAAGCTTATACCTGCTAAGAGGAAGGATGTTTTCGACCTGCTGATCAATCCAGATTATATCTTAAAGTTTCACCCCTTGTG tGTTGGTATCACCAATGTTACAACATCACATGGAAGGGATGGAATGAAAACTGTTCAGTTTGTTGTTACTGATAAAACAGCCATTTCATTAGGGTTTTTTGAAATCAACCAAAACATCACTTTTCCTGTGAATGAGACAGTCATAGAGGAAAATGCAATCATTGAGAACAGAGCCTTACTGATGGGTGGTTATTTCACACTAAAACAGAGGTGGAAGATGGCTGATTATACCAGTGGAAGTGGAGATAAAATTAGTTCATTAGAGGATCATTTTCAGGTTACCTCCTTTCGCATTTTGTTACGATATTCCATGAAGGTAGCATTTGGAGCACACAATACCGTTACTGAAAATATCATACAGCATTTCTTAAAGGAAAGCAAGGAGTCAAATGACAAGAGTGTCTGA